Proteins encoded together in one Larus michahellis chromosome 4, bLarMic1.1, whole genome shotgun sequence window:
- the LOC141743083 gene encoding cytosolic phospholipase A2 epsilon-like: MDKGMSQGWIAGYKLSHDPSLLRGLSLMWMPNVIRENKSFLATGTITLDIYVTATTMEQDGILSQELITQTDRLGEAIMWLNPDGEQQTPVTKIESSLCYLLTIRVIRARNIHQADVLSQTDCYVSLWLPTASTDKFQTKTIKNCKDPVWNETFYFRIQSQVKNVLELALYDKDVVTQDDHLFTVYFDIAKLSLGEQVFMHFKCDSQRQEELEVGFALDNISGPPETIITNGVLVSRKICCLEVQVVGKKTKKKKKKSLPKKEFSFKVQGSYEGTQDIMLGSDLAFSSSSPAKFHYARYKQPTLDVTLPGKKRPPSFRSHVFDTGSPNMELHSFPSGKNTILAEDKQFDLYVKAEDCPDHLDVRLGFDLCVQEQDFLCKRQKYVAPALKKVLQLEQDLLDHETPVVAIMTTGGGMRSLTALYGSLRGLKKLNVLDCATYLTGLSGTTWTMSNLYRDADWSQKDLDEQISEARKHMTKCKINSLSLEYLKYYKKQLCQRKREGRKTSFIDLWGLVLESLLHDGKDNHRLSDQQRAIDRGQNPLPIYTAVNVKNNYSTLDFKEWVEFTPYEVGLQKYGAFVRAEDFGSEFFMGRLMKRVPESRICFLEGMWSSLFSLNVLYIWNLSHSSEDFWHRWTRDKIDNIDEEPLLSLKPHELRTRLFTPPGPLGSALRGALTDRLSVAQEHNFLKGFQMHNDYLENKHFCRWKDTVLDTFPNQLTQSEEFLSLVDTGFFINTSIMPLLKPERKVDVILHLNYSAGSQIQALDQTCKYCSEQGILFPRVDLSEEDRKNLKECYLFDGAETPGAPVLLFFPLINDTFQKYKAPGQKRSESEMEDGKVDLYGSCSPYSTYSVQYTEKAYDRLVQLGEYNILNNEDLIMQALHTAVARKTQKRK; encoded by the exons ATGGATAAAGGAATGTCTCAGGGATGGATTGCAGGGTACAAACTGAGCCATGATCCCTCCCTCCTGCGAGGGCTGTCTCTGATGTGGATGCCAAATGTTATTCGTGAAAACAAGAGCTTTTTGGCCACAGGCACT ATAACATTGGACATATACGTGACAGCGACCACAATGGAGCAAGATGGCATTTTGTCTCAG GAGCTGATCACTCAAACCGATCGGCTAGGAGAAGCAATTATGTGGCTGAATCCTGATGGGGAACAGCAGACTCCTGTTACAAAG ataGAATCATCTCTGTGTTACTTACTGACTATAAGAGTCATAAGAGCAAGAAATATCCACCAAGCAGATGTCT TAAGCCAGACTGATTGCTATGTGAGCCTGTGGCTGCCAACTGCTTCAACTGACAAATTTCAGACTAAAACCATCAAGAACTGCAAAGATCCAGTTTGGAACGAAACCTTCTACTTCAGGATCCAGAGTCAGGTCAAG AACGTGCTGGAGCTGGCGCTCTATGATAAGGACGTGGTTACTCAAGATGACCACCTCTTCACAGTGTACTTCGATATAGCCAAACTTTCCCTGGGAGAGCAAGTCTTCATGCACTTCAAGTGCGATTCACAG agaCAAGAGGAGCTTGAGGTGGGATTTGCATTGGATAATAT TTCAGGCCCTCCTGAAACCATCATTACTAATGGAGTACTAGTG TCTCGCAAAATCTGTTGCTTGGAAGTCCAGGTGGTTGGAAAGAAGacgaagaagaaaaagaagaaatctttacCAA AGAAAGAATTCTCCTTTAAAGTGCAAGGCTCTTATGAGGGCACCCAAGACATTATGTTGGGATCTGACCTGGCCTtcagctcctcctctcctgccaaATTCCACTATGCCAGATACAAGCAGCCAACGCTGGATGTTACGCTACCAGGGAAGAAACGACCTCCCTCCTTT cgCTCCCATGTGTTTGATACAGGCTCTCCAAACATGGAACTTCATTCCTTTCCAAGTGGAAAAAACACAATCTTAGCAGAG GATAAACAATTTGATTTATATGTGAAGGCAGAAGACTG CCCAGACCATCTCGATGTGCGTTTAGGGTTTGACCTCTGTGTGCAGGAGCAAGACTTTCTATGCAAAAGGCAGAAGTATGTCGCTCCTGCCTTGAAgaaggtcctgcagctggaacAGGATCTGCTGGACCACGAG ACCCCAGTGGTGGCCATCATGACTACGGGAGGAGGGATGAGATCTTTGACCGCGCTGTATGGCAGTCTGCGGGGGCTCAAGAAACTCAATGTCTTGGACTGTGCCACATACCTGACTGGCTTGTCTGGTACCACATG GACTATGTCAAACTTGTACAGGGATGCTGACTGGTCACAAAAGGATCTCGACGAGCAAATCAGTGAGGCTCGAAAACACAtgacaaaatgcaaaataaattcccTTTCCTTGGAATATCTGAAGTACTACAAAAAGCAGCTATGTCAACGGAAAAGAGAGGGCCGCAAAACATCTTTTATAGATCTCTGGGGACTTGTCCTGGAATCTTTGTTACATGATGGG AAAGACAACCATAGACTCTCTGATCAGCAACGGGCCATTGATCGTGGTCAGAACCCATTGCCTATCTATACTGCAGTCAACGTCAAGAACAACTATAGCACTCTGGATTTCAAAG AATGGGTGGAGTTCACCCCCTATGAGGTGGGATTGCAAAAATATGGAGCTTTTGTTCGTGCTGAGGATTTTGGCAGCGAGTTCTTCATGGGTCGGTTGATGAAGAGGGTCCCTGAATCCAGGATCTGCTTCTTAGAAG GCATGTGGAGTAGTTTATTTTCACTGAATGTGTTATATATCTGGAATTTGTCCCATTCATCAGAAGATTTCTGGCACAGGTGGACCCGTGATAAAATTGACAATATAG ACGAGGAACCCCTCCTATCGCTGAAGCCGCACGAGCTCAGGACTCGCCTGTTCACCCCTCCTGGCCCCCTGGGCAGTGCTCTTCGCGGTGCTCTCACCGACCGCCTCAGTGTCGCCCAGGAGCACAACTTCCTAAAGGGTTTCCAGATGCATAATGACTACCTGGAGAACAAACACTTCTGCAGATGGAAAG ATACTGTGTTAGACACATTTCCCAACCAGCTGACACAATCAGAGGAATTCCTGTCTCTGGTAGATACGGGATTTTTCATCAATACAAGCATCATGCCACTTTTAAAACCAGAGAGAAAGGTGGATGTCATCCTGCATTTAAATTACAGTGCAGGATCCCAGATACAG GCTCTGGACCAGACCTGCAAGTACTGCTCAGAGCAGGGAATCCTTTTTCCCAGAGTGGACTTGAgtgaagaagacaggaaaaaccTGAAGGAATGTTACCTCTTTGATGGAGCTGAGACTCCAGGAGCACCAGTACTGCTATTTTTCCCACTAATTAATGATACCTTCCAAAAATACAAAGCACCAG GTCAGAAGCGCTCAGAGTCAGAGATGGAAGATGGCAAAGTTGATCTTTACGGCTCCTGTTCCCCTTATTCAACATATTCAGTCCAATACACTGAGAAGGCATACGACCGTCTGGTTCAGCTGGGAGAATACAACATCCTGAATAATGAGGACCTTATTATGCAGGCCTTGCACACAGCAGTAGCAcggaaaacacagaaaaggaaataa